The Paraconexibacter algicola genome includes the window GGATGCTCCAGAACGCCGACCGCCATGAGAAGAACTCCAGCAGCACGGCCGCGAGCGAGCCGCCGAGCACGCCGGCGATCGTGAACGCGGCGGTCCACGTCGACACACCGCGGTCCCGCATCTCGGGCGGGAACGTGCTCGTGATGAGCGACAGCGTCGACGGAAGGATCAGCGCGGCGCCGACGCCGAGCACCGCCCTCGCTCCGATCAGCCCGCCCGGCGTGTCCACGAGCTGCAGGACCACCGCGCCGAGGACGAACACCGCGAGGCCGACGATCATCACGCCGCGCCGCCCGAACCGATCACCCAGAGCGCCGGCTGGCAGGAGCAGTCCGGCCATCACGAGGGTGTAGATGTCGATCATCCACGTGAGCTCGGTCTGGGTCGCCCCGACGTCGCGTGCGATCTCCGGGCCGGCGATGTACAGGGAGGTGATCGAAGCGATGACCAGGCTGACCGCCGCGCAGAGGACGACAAGCGCCCACGTGGCCCGCCGGGGAGTCAGCACGACGCGTCCGCGGCGAGCACCGGACGGAACGCATCGACGACGCGGCGAACGGCGTCCATGCCCGCGCCGGCGAACGCGGGAGGCCACAGCAGCGTCGTCTCGTAGACCCCGGCCCACCGCTCCGCGTACCGCGCGCGGACCTCGTCCGGCGTACCGGCGAGCGCGATCGTGTCGAGCATCTCGTCGGGGACCGCGTGCACCGCGGACTCGAAGTCCCCCGCCATCCACAAGTCCCGGATCCGCTCGGCGTGCTCCTCCCACCCGTGATGGCGGTGGATCACGCGGTACGTCTTCACCGTGGAGTTGAACGCGACCGTCGCCCTGGCGGCGAGGCGCGCGGCGTCACGGTCCTCATCCACACTGCACGTCAGGTACCCCGCGATCGGCACGGCCGAGTCACGGCCCGCGAGCTCCGCCCCCTTCCCGAGCGCGGGGCGCACGACGTCCCGGACGTACTCAGCCGTGAAGAGCGGATGCCCCACCAGGCCGTCACCGACGCGCCCCGCCGCCTCGATCATCCGCGGGTTGACTCCGGCGAGGTAGATCGGGAGGTCGACCCGCGGCGGTGGAAGCACCGAGGCGGTCGGCTTGCAGTGCAGCCGGTAGAAGCGCCCGTCGTGCGCGATCGGACCCTCGTGCAGGCGGAGGACCCGGCGGATCAGCGGCACCAGCTCCTCCATCCGCGGGGCGGGATGCTCACCATCGAGGCCGTGCCAGTCCTGCTGCATCCGGCGCGTCCCGGTACCCAGGCCCAGGACCAGGCGCTGATCGCACAGCTCGTCGAGATCGCGTGCCTCGGCAGCCCAGACCAGCGGCGTGCGCCCGAAGGCGTAGGCGATCGCCGACCCGACGGTGATCCGCGTCGTGGCCGCAGCCATCGCAGCGAGCGACAGCGTGGCCGACCGGTCGTAGAACTCCGTCGCCCAAGCAGAGCTGAACCCTGCCTCCTCCGCGAGCTTCGCGCTCTCGGCGATTTCGCGCAGTCCGCCGCCGCCGGTGATCAGCAGGCCGAGGCCCCGAGTGTCTGCCTGTGTCATCGCAACAGCCTAGACCGAAAATTCGGCAGTTGGTGAAATTTATCCGCGGACGCGGTCACGCCGTACGCTCCCTCCGCATGTCGGGAAACGCAGCCAGGACGACGAAAGGCCGGACGACCATGCTGCGCATCCTCGACGCCGCCGAGGCTGTCATCGCGGAAGAGGGGCACTCGCGCGCTACGACCCGACGGATCGCGGCCGAGGCCGGAGTCGACAAGCGTGTTCTCGCCTACTACTTCGAGTCGCGAGAGGCACTCCTTGCCGAGGTCGTCGGCCGTACTGCCGGTAGGGTCGCCGCCACCATCGAGCACGAACTGGCAGCGGTCCCCGCCGCCGAGCGGTCCGAGGCCCGCTTGCTGACCGCGGTCTGGGAAGGGATCTGCTCGGAGCCCGCGCTGGTCAAAGCGTACGTGGTGATCCTCGCGAGCGACGAGACGGGCGTCCGCGAGGTCGTCGACGGCATGACCCGCGACTACACGGATCTGCTTCGTCGCGAGCTTGTCGCGCTCGGCCAGGCGCCGGAAGCGGCCGAAGATGTTGCCCCGGCCATGACCGCGATGGTGCGTGGACTCCTCCTGTCATGGACGGAAGGCGAGTCGCAGTCGTCGATCAGAACGACGATCGCAGCCGTCGGCCGCCGCATCCGTCGGTGATGGCGCGGGAGCGACGTCAGCCCGCACGCCCCACCCCGAAGGTGGCACGCATCTCCCCCGGGGGACGGTGGTGTCCCCGGGTGCACTCGGGGAGGCTGGGGATGTTCATCCAGGAGCAGAGGAGAGACCCCAGTGGCGACCGTTGGCGTGAAGCACCATCAGATGTTCATCGACGGGCAGGACGTCGATTCCGACCAGGTCTTCGAGATCCGGCACCCCGCGACGAACGAGCTCGTCGTGACCATGGCCAAGGGCACGGTGGAGCACGCCGACCAGGCCGTCGAGTCCGCCAAGAAGGCCTTCGAGTCCGGCGTCTGGGCGAACAAGCCCAAGGAAGAGCGCGCGGCGATCATGCGCGAGATCGGCAACCGCATCGCCCTCGAGCTCGAGGAGTTCATCGAGGACGAGATCATCTGCAACGGCGCGACCGTCCGCCAGGCGACCGGCTTCCACGTCGGCCTCGCGTCCGGCCACTTCCTCTACTTCGCCGACCAGGCGGAGCAGTACGAGTTCGAGCGCGACGTCCCGACCGTCGCCTACCCGACGATGTCGATGAACCGCGTGCGCCGCGAGCCGATCGGCGTCTGCGCCGCGATCGTCCCGTGGAACTTCCCGCTGGTGCTCGGCATCTGGAAGATCGGCCCGGCGCTCGCCGCCGGCAACTCGATCGTCGTCAAGGTCGACGAGAAGACCCCGCTCTCGCTCCTGCGCCTAGCACGCCTCGCGCACGAGTGCGGCGTCCCGCCCGGCGTCTTCAACCTCGTGTCCGGTGAGGGCAAGGAGGTCGGCGCGCGCCTGGCCTCGCACCCGGACGTCGGCAAGGTCGGCTTCACCGGCTCCACCGCGGTCGGCCGCGAGATCATGAAGCTCGCCTCCGGCACCGTGAAGAAGGTGACGCTCGAGCTCGGCGGCAAGGCGCCGACCATCGTGCTGCCAGACGCCGATCTCGACATCACCGCCGACGGCGCCCTGTTCGGCTGCATGCTCTACAGCGGCCAGATCTGCGAGTCGTCGACGCGCATCCTGGTCCACGAGTCGATCCACGACGAGCTCGTCGAGCGCATGGTCAAGCGCGCGTCGACGATCAAGCTCGGCGACCCGGCCGACTACGACACGGACATGGGCCCGGTCGTCTCCGAGCGCCAGCGCGACCGCATCGTCGACTACATGGAGAAGGCGAAGGCCGACGGCGCGACCGTCGCGCTGGGCGGCAACGCCGCGACGGTCGAGGGCTTCGAGGGCGGCTGGTGGATCGAGCCGACGATCTTCACCGACGTCACGAACGACATGCAGATCGCCCGCGAGGAGATCTTCGGCCCGGTCATGGTCGTCATCAAGTACTCGACGGTGAAGGAGGCGATCGCGATCGCCAACGACTCGAGCTACGGCCTGACGGCCGGCGTGTGGTCCACCGACTACGAGGCCGCGGTCGAGGTCGGCAACCAGCTGCAGGCCGGCACGATCTGGATCAACAACTGGCACCAGGTCGACCCGGCGCTGCCGTTCGGCGGCTACAAGCAGTCCGGTGCGGGCCGCGAGCTCGGCGAGGGCGCCCTCGACGAGTACACCGAGGCCAAGCACATGCACGTCGACCTCACGACGTCGCTGGATCGGCAC containing:
- a CDS encoding LLM class flavin-dependent oxidoreductase — encoded protein: MTQADTRGLGLLITGGGGLREIAESAKLAEEAGFSSAWATEFYDRSATLSLAAMAAATTRITVGSAIAYAFGRTPLVWAAEARDLDELCDQRLVLGLGTGTRRMQQDWHGLDGEHPAPRMEELVPLIRRVLRLHEGPIAHDGRFYRLHCKPTASVLPPPRVDLPIYLAGVNPRMIEAAGRVGDGLVGHPLFTAEYVRDVVRPALGKGAELAGRDSAVPIAGYLTCSVDEDRDAARLAARATVAFNSTVKTYRVIHRHHGWEEHAERIRDLWMAGDFESAVHAVPDEMLDTIALAGTPDEVRARYAERWAGVYETTLLWPPAFAGAGMDAVRRVVDAFRPVLAADASC
- a CDS encoding TetR/AcrR family transcriptional regulator → MLRILDAAEAVIAEEGHSRATTRRIAAEAGVDKRVLAYYFESREALLAEVVGRTAGRVAATIEHELAAVPAAERSEARLLTAVWEGICSEPALVKAYVVILASDETGVREVVDGMTRDYTDLLRRELVALGQAPEAAEDVAPAMTAMVRGLLLSWTEGESQSSIRTTIAAVGRRIRR
- a CDS encoding aldehyde dehydrogenase family protein — encoded protein: MFIDGQDVDSDQVFEIRHPATNELVVTMAKGTVEHADQAVESAKKAFESGVWANKPKEERAAIMREIGNRIALELEEFIEDEIICNGATVRQATGFHVGLASGHFLYFADQAEQYEFERDVPTVAYPTMSMNRVRREPIGVCAAIVPWNFPLVLGIWKIGPALAAGNSIVVKVDEKTPLSLLRLARLAHECGVPPGVFNLVSGEGKEVGARLASHPDVGKVGFTGSTAVGREIMKLASGTVKKVTLELGGKAPTIVLPDADLDITADGALFGCMLYSGQICESSTRILVHESIHDELVERMVKRASTIKLGDPADYDTDMGPVVSERQRDRIVDYMEKAKADGATVALGGNAATVEGFEGGWWIEPTIFTDVTNDMQIAREEIFGPVMVVIKYSTVKEAIAIANDSSYGLTAGVWSTDYEAAVEVGNQLQAGTIWINNWHQVDPALPFGGYKQSGAGRELGEGALDEYTEAKHMHVDLTTSLDRHIFDILLSTPAE